Proteins found in one Lagopus muta isolate bLagMut1 chromosome 18, bLagMut1 primary, whole genome shotgun sequence genomic segment:
- the RAB37 gene encoding ras-related protein Rab-37 isoform X2, translating into MEPRAAGSAGTGYNEALLHKTILVGDSGVGKTSLLVQFDQGKFIPGSFSATVGIGFTVMLLGDSGVGKTCFLLQFKDGAFLSGTFIATVGIDFRNKVVAVDGVKVKLQIWDTAGQERFRSVTHAYYRDAQALLLLYDITSKMSFDNIRAWLTEIHEYAQKDVVIMLLGNKADVSSERMVRTEDGASLAREYGVPFMETSAKTGMNVELAFLAIARELKQRAMQLPDEPRFQIHDYIEAQQKRSGCCAFV; encoded by the exons ATGGAGCCCCGCGCCGCAGGCTCGGCGGGCACCGGCTACAACGAGGCCCTGCTGCACAAG ACCATCCTGGTTGGAGACAGCGGTGTGGGGAAGACGTCTCTGCTGGTCCAGTTTGACCAGGGCAAGTTCATTCCAGGCTCCTTCTCTGCCACCGTGGGCATTGGGTTTACG GTGATGTTACTCGGAGACTCAGGCGTGGGGAAAACCTGCTTCCTGCTCCAGTTCAAAGACGGGGCCTTTCTCTCCGGGACGTTCATAGCCACCGTGGGCATAGATTTCCGG AACAAGGTGGTGGCTGTGGATGGGGTGAAGGTGAAGCTGCAG ATCTGGGACACAGCAGGACAGGAGCGGTTCCGCAGTGTGACCCATGCCTACTACAGGGATGCCCAAG CCCTACTCCTGCTCTACGACATCACCAGCAAAATGTCCTTCGACAACATCCGC GCCTGGCTGACAGAGATCCACGAGTATGCCCAGAAGGACGTGGTCATCATGCTGCTGGGCAATAAG GCCGACGTGAGCAGTGAGAGAATGGTGAGGACAGAGGATGGAGCCTCACTGGCCAGG GAATATGGGGTGCCCTTCATGGAGACGAGCGCCAAGACCGGCATGAATGTGGAGCTGGCCTTCCTGGCCATCGCCCG gGAGCTGAAGCAGAGAGCGATGCAGCTGCCAGACGAGCCCCGCTTCCAGATCCACGACTACATCGAGGCGCAGCAGAAGAGATCCGGCTGCTGCGCCTTCGTTTGA
- the RAB37 gene encoding ras-related protein Rab-37 isoform X5, which translates to MEPRAAGSAGTGYNEALLHKTILVGDSGVGKTSLLVQFDQGKFIPGSFSATVGIGFTNKVVAVDGVKVKLQIWDTAGQERFRSVTHAYYRDAQALLLLYDITSKMSFDNIRAWLTEIHEYAQKDVVIMLLGNKADVSSERMVRTEDGASLAREYGVPFMETSAKTGMNVELAFLAIARELKQRAMQLPDEPRFQIHDYIEAQQKRSGCCAFV; encoded by the exons ATGGAGCCCCGCGCCGCAGGCTCGGCGGGCACCGGCTACAACGAGGCCCTGCTGCACAAG ACCATCCTGGTTGGAGACAGCGGTGTGGGGAAGACGTCTCTGCTGGTCCAGTTTGACCAGGGCAAGTTCATTCCAGGCTCCTTCTCTGCCACCGTGGGCATTGGGTTTACG AACAAGGTGGTGGCTGTGGATGGGGTGAAGGTGAAGCTGCAG ATCTGGGACACAGCAGGACAGGAGCGGTTCCGCAGTGTGACCCATGCCTACTACAGGGATGCCCAAG CCCTACTCCTGCTCTACGACATCACCAGCAAAATGTCCTTCGACAACATCCGC GCCTGGCTGACAGAGATCCACGAGTATGCCCAGAAGGACGTGGTCATCATGCTGCTGGGCAATAAG GCCGACGTGAGCAGTGAGAGAATGGTGAGGACAGAGGATGGAGCCTCACTGGCCAGG GAATATGGGGTGCCCTTCATGGAGACGAGCGCCAAGACCGGCATGAATGTGGAGCTGGCCTTCCTGGCCATCGCCCG gGAGCTGAAGCAGAGAGCGATGCAGCTGCCAGACGAGCCCCGCTTCCAGATCCACGACTACATCGAGGCGCAGCAGAAGAGATCCGGCTGCTGCGCCTTCGTTTGA
- the RAB37 gene encoding ras-related protein Rab-37 isoform X1, producing the protein MEPRAAGSAGTGYNEALLHKTILVGDSGVGKTSLLVQFDQGKFIPGSFSATVGIGFTVMLLGDSGVGKTCFLLQFKDGAFLSGTFIATVGIDFRNKVVAVDGVKVKLQQIWDTAGQERFRSVTHAYYRDAQALLLLYDITSKMSFDNIRAWLTEIHEYAQKDVVIMLLGNKADVSSERMVRTEDGASLAREYGVPFMETSAKTGMNVELAFLAIARELKQRAMQLPDEPRFQIHDYIEAQQKRSGCCAFV; encoded by the exons ATGGAGCCCCGCGCCGCAGGCTCGGCGGGCACCGGCTACAACGAGGCCCTGCTGCACAAG ACCATCCTGGTTGGAGACAGCGGTGTGGGGAAGACGTCTCTGCTGGTCCAGTTTGACCAGGGCAAGTTCATTCCAGGCTCCTTCTCTGCCACCGTGGGCATTGGGTTTACG GTGATGTTACTCGGAGACTCAGGCGTGGGGAAAACCTGCTTCCTGCTCCAGTTCAAAGACGGGGCCTTTCTCTCCGGGACGTTCATAGCCACCGTGGGCATAGATTTCCGG AACAAGGTGGTGGCTGTGGATGGGGTGAAGGTGAAGCTGCAG CAGATCTGGGACACAGCAGGACAGGAGCGGTTCCGCAGTGTGACCCATGCCTACTACAGGGATGCCCAAG CCCTACTCCTGCTCTACGACATCACCAGCAAAATGTCCTTCGACAACATCCGC GCCTGGCTGACAGAGATCCACGAGTATGCCCAGAAGGACGTGGTCATCATGCTGCTGGGCAATAAG GCCGACGTGAGCAGTGAGAGAATGGTGAGGACAGAGGATGGAGCCTCACTGGCCAGG GAATATGGGGTGCCCTTCATGGAGACGAGCGCCAAGACCGGCATGAATGTGGAGCTGGCCTTCCTGGCCATCGCCCG gGAGCTGAAGCAGAGAGCGATGCAGCTGCCAGACGAGCCCCGCTTCCAGATCCACGACTACATCGAGGCGCAGCAGAAGAGATCCGGCTGCTGCGCCTTCGTTTGA
- the RAB37 gene encoding ras-related protein Rab-37 isoform X4, with product MEPRAAGSAGTGYNEALLHKTILVGDSGVGKTSLLVQFDQGKFIPGSFSATVGIGFTNKVVAVDGVKVKLQQIWDTAGQERFRSVTHAYYRDAQALLLLYDITSKMSFDNIRAWLTEIHEYAQKDVVIMLLGNKADVSSERMVRTEDGASLAREYGVPFMETSAKTGMNVELAFLAIARELKQRAMQLPDEPRFQIHDYIEAQQKRSGCCAFV from the exons ATGGAGCCCCGCGCCGCAGGCTCGGCGGGCACCGGCTACAACGAGGCCCTGCTGCACAAG ACCATCCTGGTTGGAGACAGCGGTGTGGGGAAGACGTCTCTGCTGGTCCAGTTTGACCAGGGCAAGTTCATTCCAGGCTCCTTCTCTGCCACCGTGGGCATTGGGTTTACG AACAAGGTGGTGGCTGTGGATGGGGTGAAGGTGAAGCTGCAG CAGATCTGGGACACAGCAGGACAGGAGCGGTTCCGCAGTGTGACCCATGCCTACTACAGGGATGCCCAAG CCCTACTCCTGCTCTACGACATCACCAGCAAAATGTCCTTCGACAACATCCGC GCCTGGCTGACAGAGATCCACGAGTATGCCCAGAAGGACGTGGTCATCATGCTGCTGGGCAATAAG GCCGACGTGAGCAGTGAGAGAATGGTGAGGACAGAGGATGGAGCCTCACTGGCCAGG GAATATGGGGTGCCCTTCATGGAGACGAGCGCCAAGACCGGCATGAATGTGGAGCTGGCCTTCCTGGCCATCGCCCG gGAGCTGAAGCAGAGAGCGATGCAGCTGCCAGACGAGCCCCGCTTCCAGATCCACGACTACATCGAGGCGCAGCAGAAGAGATCCGGCTGCTGCGCCTTCGTTTGA
- the RAB37 gene encoding ras-related protein Rab-37 isoform X3 produces MSGARGNGIPPASLQDYELAGKVMLLGDSGVGKTCFLLQFKDGAFLSGTFIATVGIDFRNKVVAVDGVKVKLQQIWDTAGQERFRSVTHAYYRDAQALLLLYDITSKMSFDNIRAWLTEIHEYAQKDVVIMLLGNKADVSSERMVRTEDGASLAREYGVPFMETSAKTGMNVELAFLAIARELKQRAMQLPDEPRFQIHDYIEAQQKRSGCCAFV; encoded by the exons ATGAGCGGAGCAAGGGGCAACGGGATCCCCCCAGCATCCCTGCAGGACTATGAGCTGGCTGGAAAG GTGATGTTACTCGGAGACTCAGGCGTGGGGAAAACCTGCTTCCTGCTCCAGTTCAAAGACGGGGCCTTTCTCTCCGGGACGTTCATAGCCACCGTGGGCATAGATTTCCGG AACAAGGTGGTGGCTGTGGATGGGGTGAAGGTGAAGCTGCAG CAGATCTGGGACACAGCAGGACAGGAGCGGTTCCGCAGTGTGACCCATGCCTACTACAGGGATGCCCAAG CCCTACTCCTGCTCTACGACATCACCAGCAAAATGTCCTTCGACAACATCCGC GCCTGGCTGACAGAGATCCACGAGTATGCCCAGAAGGACGTGGTCATCATGCTGCTGGGCAATAAG GCCGACGTGAGCAGTGAGAGAATGGTGAGGACAGAGGATGGAGCCTCACTGGCCAGG GAATATGGGGTGCCCTTCATGGAGACGAGCGCCAAGACCGGCATGAATGTGGAGCTGGCCTTCCTGGCCATCGCCCG gGAGCTGAAGCAGAGAGCGATGCAGCTGCCAGACGAGCCCCGCTTCCAGATCCACGACTACATCGAGGCGCAGCAGAAGAGATCCGGCTGCTGCGCCTTCGTTTGA